A window of the Lactuca sativa cultivar Salinas chromosome 7, Lsat_Salinas_v11, whole genome shotgun sequence genome harbors these coding sequences:
- the LOC111893342 gene encoding protein BUNDLE SHEATH DEFECTIVE 2, chloroplastic, whose protein sequence is MSCALSFTPISSFSSPSKTRLISGNPNAPKVILINNLTNQKSKFERFQSLEVQATDGTSSTTKVNSIVCADCEGNGCIQCKQCKGNGVNSEDHFGGRFKAGGLCWLCRGKKEILCGGCNGAGFRGGFMSSSDD, encoded by the exons ATGTCTTGTGCTCTGAGTTTTACCCCTATCTCCTCCTTCAGTTCCCCGAGCAAAACAA GGCTCATTAGTGGAAACCCCAATGCCCCGAAAGTGATTTTGATCAACAATTTGACTAATCAGAAGTCAAAATTCGAAAGATTTCAATCTTTGGAAGTCCAG GCTACAGATGGTACAAGCAGCACCACAAAAGTGAACAGCATAGTTTGTGCTGATTGTGAAGGGAATG GTTGTATACAATGTAAACAATGCAAAGGAAATGGAGTGAACTCCGAAGATCACTTTGGTGGACGTTTCAAAGCTGGTGGATTGTGTTGGCTTTGCAG GGGTAAAAAGGAGATTCTTTGTGGTGGTTGCAATGGAGCTGGATTTAGAGGTGGGTTCATGAGCTCTTCTGATGATTAG